From the Deltaproteobacteria bacterium genome, the window CTCAACCTGAGATTTCCCTTGGACAACAATGAGGATCAGCCGGCCGTTAAGGCTGTTTTGGGGAAGGAAGGAATTGTGGAAGGCAAAGACTACCTGGGAGTGCCGGTGGTCGTCGCCGTACGGGCAGTACCCGATTCTCCGTGGTTTCTGGTCGCCCGCATGGATATGTCGGAAACATATGCGCCCCTGGGAGAACGATTGTGGACAATAATTGTTCTCGTCGGTTCCTTGCTCATCGGAACGGGGGCCGGAATGGGCCACGTCTGGCGGCGTCGGCAAGCCAGGTTCTATGAGGAGAGATACGAAGCGGCCGAGGCACTGCGGGCGAGTGAAGCACGTTATCGCAGCACGCTCGACAGCATGCTGGAAGGCTGCCAGATTATAGGCTTTGACTGGCGCTACCTCTATGTGAACGAGGAAACCGTCCGGCAAAGCCGCCGGACAAAGGAGGAATTGCTCGGCCGCAGAATCATGGATGTATATCCCGGCATTACCCCTACAAACACGTTTGCCGCTCTGCAACGCTGCATGGTTGAACGGACTCCTGTTTTCCTGGAGAACGAATTCGCCTACCCTGATGGCTCGATGGCGTGGTTTAGCTTGAGTATCCAGCCCGTTCCCGAAGGGATCTTCATCCTTTCCATGGACATCACGGAACAGAAACAGGCTGAAAAGCGGGAGAAGCATTTAAACGCCCTCGTCAGGGCCATCAGAAAAGTGAACCAACTGATAACCAAAGAGAAGGACCCCGACCGGCTGATTCAAGGAGCGTGCGAGAATCTCGTTACAGCCCGTGGTTTCAACAACGCATGGCTCTGGCTTATGGACTCATACGGAAAGACGGCGCGTTGGGCGGAGTCCGGGATAGGCGAGGACTTCGGGCGATTAAAGGAATCGGTGGAGCGAGGCCAACCGCCTCGATGCGTCCGTCGGGCCTTGGACCGAAAAGAGGTTGCGATCACCACGGACACGTCCATCGAGTGTCCGGACTGCCCCCTTTCACCCACCTACAAAGGAAACGCGAGTTTTTGCGTCAGACTCGAACACAATGGAAAGGTCCATGGAGTTCTCGCGGCTTCAGTGCCCCGCAGATTCGCCTTCGATCAGGAGGAACAGGGGTTGTTCGAAGAGGTCGCGGATGACATTGCCTTCGGCCTCTACAATATCGAGCAGGAAGAAATACGAAGCGCAGTGGTACGGGAGCTGAGCTATTCGGAAGCTCGGTACAGAGCCCTGTTCGAAGGCGCAGGGGAAGGCATTTTGATCGCGGACATCGAAACCAAGGAACTCAAATATGCCAATCCGGCCATATGCAAGATGCTGGGGTATACGGAAGACGAATTGAGAAGGATGAGCGTCAAGGACATTCACACCAAGAACGATCTTGACCGCGTGATTTCCGGGTTCGAAGCCGGCGCGAAGAACGGGAAGGGATTAGCACAGGACGTCCCCTGTCTCAGACAGGATGGGAGCATCATATTCGCCGATTTCAACTCGACACGAACCCTCATCGAGGGAATACCCTGCAACGTGGCCTTTGTCACCGATGTTACCGAAAGAAAGAAGTCCGAGGACGCGCTGAAAGAAAGCGAGGAGCGTTTCAAGACCCTATTCGAATACGCCCCGGACGCGTATTACCTGCACGATCTCGAGGGAAGGCTTATTGACGGCAACAGGGCCGCAGAGCGGCTGATCGGATATAGCAAGGAAGAACTCATCGGCAAGAGTTTCATGGAACTGGGACTTCTCTCTGCGGAAGAACTCCGGAAGGCTGCCGAGTTGTTACGGAAGAATGTTCGGGGCTTGGCCACAGAGCCGGATGAATTCATTCTCCATCGGAAGGATGGAAAGCAGGTATTCGTTGAGGTAAGAACTTCGCCTTTGACGATAGGAGGACGGAATGTGGTCCTGGGCATCGCCAATGATATTTCAGAAAGAAAGAGCCTGGAACAGCAGCTCCGGCAGTCTCAGAAGCTCGAGGCCATTGGAAGACTCTCGGGGGGGATTGCCCATGATTTCAACAACCTTCTCACCACGGTGATCGGAAATGCGGAGCTGATACTCGAGGATATCCCGGACGACGATCCGGTGCGGGAAGGGATTCATGAGATCAAGAACGCAGGGGAACGCGCCGCGTCCCTCACCCGTCAGCTCCTGGCGTTCAGCCGTAAGCAGGTCCTTCAACCCACGGTCGTCAATCTCAATCAGACGGTTCTGGATATGGAAAAGATGCTCGGACGCATGATTGGAGAGGACATCGAATTCAGGACCGTCCTTTCCCCCGATCTGGGACAAATAGAGGCCGACGTGGGGCAACTCGAACAGGTGATCATGAATCTCGTAGTGAACGCCCGGGACGCTATGCCGAAGGGCGGAAAGATCACCATCGAGACGGGAAATGTGAATATTGATGAGGGTTATGCTCGCGCCCATATAGCCGTAACACCAGGCCCCTACGTAACGATGAGTGTGAGCGATACGGGATTCGGTATGTCCCGCGAAACCCAGGGGATGATTTTTGAACCCTTCTTTACGACCAAGGGAAAAGGAAAGGGCACCGGGCTGGGTCTTTCCATGGTGTATGGCATCGTGAAGCAGAGCAACGGGAATATCTGGGTTTACAGTGAGCTTGGAAAGGGGACCACGTTTAAGATCTATCTGCCCCGTGTCGAGAAGTCGGCATCGGAAACAGAATGGAAGGCTGAAAAAAGCGAACCACCGAGTGGTTCGGAAACCGTTCTGGTTGTGGAAGACGATCAGATGGTCCGCGAGTTCGCTGTAAGAGTCCTCCAGAGGTATGGTTACAACGTTCTGATAGCCGCAAACGGTGAGGAGGCTATCGAGATCGCGAGGGTGCATCAAGGACCCATTCACCTCATGTTGACGGATGTGGTCATGCCCGGAATCTCCAGCCGGGACATGGAGGAGAGTCTGAAATCCTTCAGGCCCGAGATGAGGGTGCTTTACATGTCGGGCTACACTGACAACGCCATTGTACACCACGGGGTGCTGGACCCCGGCAAGGCGTTTCTCGGGAAGCCCTTCACTCCCAACTCTCTGGGTCGAAAAGTGAGGGAGGTGCTGGACCTTCCGGGAACGGCAAAATAGAGAGGATGGACGCCGGCCGGTTTCCGCGGCATGCCGGAAGAGGCCGGTTCGGTACCTGTTGAACATTCTGGATTTCGGCATTCGCCGGATCGACGTAAAAGGGTCGTTTTTGATTTTTTACGAATCCATCAGCCTTAAAGGACAGGTATGACGAGAACGGAAGACGGTCCCTATATCACCTGGAGCTCCATGAAACGAATAGCCTAGGGAAACAGAATGGATACCTCATCCGAAGGAAAGACGAAAGCGGCGGTGTTTGTTTTCCGATTGTTTGTGGCCGGCAATGAGCCTCATTCCAAGAGGGCTAAAGACAACTTCAGAAAACTTTGTGAGCAACGCATCAAAATACCCTATGAGCTGGAGATCGTGGATGTGTTCGATTCTTTTGAAATCGCCCTGGAAAACAACATCTTTCTCACTCCTGCCCTAATGATGGTGTCCCCCGCGCCGGCAGTGACCGTCTTCGGAGACTTGAGCGATACGGAAGAAGTCAGCAAAGCCCTGAGATTGGCGGGAGACGAATAATGGGCGAGGAAAAACGGACCTACGAGGAGTTGGAAGCCCGGCTGGCTGATGCGGAAGAAGTGATTCGGGCCCTGCGCAACGGAAAGGTGGATGCCGTCATAGGCGAAAGGAGCGTGTATCTCCTCCGCCTTCATGAAATGGAGAAAGCACTCCATGAGAGTGAACTGCGTTTCCGGCGCCTCAAGGAAGGGAACATCATCGGCGTGGTCGTTGCCGACATGTGGAGGGTCCTCGATGCCAATGATATCTTCTTGAACATGGTTGGCTATACCCAACAGGATCTCGTGGAGGGAAAAATCGACTGGCAGGCCATGACACCTCCGGAATACGTCCAACGCTCGCAAGAAGGTCTGGAGCAGTTAGGGGAGACCGGGTTTTGCAGGACTTTCGAAAAGGAATATGTTCGAAAAGACGGAACGCGCGTGCCCGTTCTGATCGGCGCGTCTCTGTTGTCTCACGATCCCATGACGTGGATCTGTTTTATATTGGACCTGACCGAGTTGAAGGAAGCCCAGAGGGAACGTGAGAGTCGCCTTGCCCGGCAGGTCGAACTTTCAGATGTCTCGATGAAGATCCTCGGGCAGACCGACATTTCAGGGTTGCTCGATGTAGTCGCGAGCGCGGCGAGGACATTGACCGGGGCGAAGCTCGCCGGTTGCGGCCACTGCAGCGTCAACGGCCAATTTGTGACGGGAGCCGCCAGCCGGGCTGAGGATATCTCGGCCTGCCCCGAGGGAGACATGTTCGCGGCGATGCGGGGTGGGGTATTTATGGAGGTGATCGAAAAGAGCCCGAGCCTTCGCCTGACCGACGCCGAGATGCGCCATCATCCCCAATGG encodes:
- a CDS encoding PAS domain S-box protein codes for the protein MTEDFAEQPVRSRLVVGAFGLAAAAIGLMAFVGLIFGAGLLASLGSDKIPMAPSTALLFFLYGSALFLRAYLPMNRGIRRITLTVNVAGAALALLLFCLSYLKIYLSIEKLGIGISGTVGGAPVGHMSPLTAFCFLLSSLSFLSLLSKSLNQTARKAVAFWSAGLLAVMSITLILAYLYGTPLLYGSSFIPPAATTSLAFLALATALLVSTGCHNRSQKEGIREDGPFSYFLGLFFLILTVGIVAAGYFYYRTYEKHYRAGVEKQLSAIADLKVRDLVEWRKQRLGDASVYYGNDNFSGLVRRYLEAPQDADTSRRLKTWLVKVRSAHEYDRVLLLDARGLVRMSDPESPESAVPHLVRDVSEVLGSGKMTLLDFHRHSPDGPVFLEVILPILEERDGEFPLGALVLRIDPKTYLYPLIQSWPSDSATAETLLVRKEGEEVLFLNELRFRENSALNLRFPLDNNEDQPAVKAVLGKEGIVEGKDYLGVPVVVAVRAVPDSPWFLVARMDMSETYAPLGERLWTIIVLVGSLLIGTGAGMGHVWRRRQARFYEERYEAAEALRASEARYRSTLDSMLEGCQIIGFDWRYLYVNEETVRQSRRTKEELLGRRIMDVYPGITPTNTFAALQRCMVERTPVFLENEFAYPDGSMAWFSLSIQPVPEGIFILSMDITEQKQAEKREKHLNALVRAIRKVNQLITKEKDPDRLIQGACENLVTARGFNNAWLWLMDSYGKTARWAESGIGEDFGRLKESVERGQPPRCVRRALDRKEVAITTDTSIECPDCPLSPTYKGNASFCVRLEHNGKVHGVLAASVPRRFAFDQEEQGLFEEVADDIAFGLYNIEQEEIRSAVVRELSYSEARYRALFEGAGEGILIADIETKELKYANPAICKMLGYTEDELRRMSVKDIHTKNDLDRVISGFEAGAKNGKGLAQDVPCLRQDGSIIFADFNSTRTLIEGIPCNVAFVTDVTERKKSEDALKESEERFKTLFEYAPDAYYLHDLEGRLIDGNRAAERLIGYSKEELIGKSFMELGLLSAEELRKAAELLRKNVRGLATEPDEFILHRKDGKQVFVEVRTSPLTIGGRNVVLGIANDISERKSLEQQLRQSQKLEAIGRLSGGIAHDFNNLLTTVIGNAELILEDIPDDDPVREGIHEIKNAGERAASLTRQLLAFSRKQVLQPTVVNLNQTVLDMEKMLGRMIGEDIEFRTVLSPDLGQIEADVGQLEQVIMNLVVNARDAMPKGGKITIETGNVNIDEGYARAHIAVTPGPYVTMSVSDTGFGMSRETQGMIFEPFFTTKGKGKGTGLGLSMVYGIVKQSNGNIWVYSELGKGTTFKIYLPRVEKSASETEWKAEKSEPPSGSETVLVVEDDQMVREFAVRVLQRYGYNVLIAANGEEAIEIARVHQGPIHLMLTDVVMPGISSRDMEESLKSFRPEMRVLYMSGYTDNAIVHHGVLDPGKAFLGKPFTPNSLGRKVREVLDLPGTAK
- a CDS encoding circadian clock protein KaiB encodes the protein MDTSSEGKTKAAVFVFRLFVAGNEPHSKRAKDNFRKLCEQRIKIPYELEIVDVFDSFEIALENNIFLTPALMMVSPAPAVTVFGDLSDTEEVSKALRLAGDE